A genome region from Physeter macrocephalus isolate SW-GA chromosome 4, ASM283717v5, whole genome shotgun sequence includes the following:
- the LOC102982809 gene encoding HIG1 domain family member 1A, mitochondrial-like, with product MKEGNRESKLSEDSSITLSSDTDVSLSSYDEDQGSKLIRKAREAPFVPTGMAGFATIVAYRLYKLKSRGNTKMSVHLIHMRVATQGFVVGTMTLGMGYSMYREFWAKPKP from the coding sequence TTGTCTGAAGATTCTTCAATCACTCTGTCAAGTGACAcagatgtttctctttcttcatatGATGAAGATCAGGGATCTAAACTTATCCGAAAAGCTAGAGAGGCACCATTTGTCCCCACTGGAATGGCAGGTTTTGCAACAATCGTTGCATATAGATTATATAAGTTGAAGAGCAGGGGAAATACTAAAATGTCTGTTCACCTGATCCACATGCGCGTGGCAACCCAAGGCTTTGTTGTGGGAACAATGACTCTTGGTATGGGCTATTCCATGTATCGAGAATTCTGGGCAAAACCTAAACCTTAG